In Drechmeria coniospora strain ARSEF 6962 chromosome 03, whole genome shotgun sequence, the DNA window ACCGAGGAAAAGGTCGAGctccatcggcgtcggcttgaCAGCTTCGGCCCGTGGTGCGAGGGcgccgtccgaggcggcTGCAACCTTGGCAGCGACGTCGGCAGCCGTGCCAGACGGGCAgcggtcgtcgacgtccacgAGGGAGCTGGCATGAGTGGGTGCAGCCTGACGGTGATGTCTGTGGAAGGACGAGTCTGCGggtcggctcgtcggccgagagtGAGCTCTATCGAGCTTGGCAGTTGATGGAAGCGGCTAATAACAATACCGTGTAATTGCATGATGCGGAGCCGGCAATTGACGGGCCGCCGACAAGCTGACAAAGAAACGCCGCTCCAGTGCATGATGCAAGATGCCGTGCGAAGGTAACGTGACCAGCCCGCACTGTATGTGCTgtatgtgctgtactgtaatattTATTATGACTcgcaagtacatacaagtaccccgtaccgTACTCCGTTGTCCGTACTCCGGACTTGAACTCAtttgcagtattacttgcacgtgCAGTGCTTGTCCGTGCACTCCattgtacatacatgtacttacgtacagtacagtacgtgcagtattacacctaagtacagtcCTTGCagtacctacacctacagcacattacagctacaggtgCATCaaggtactgtaggcactGAACTTGCAAGTTACAGGTATACTGCATGCAGTATCCTTCTCTACTAGGTAACTAGTACTCAAGGCAACAGGCTGTGCGCATGGAGCCGTTGCGCCAACAAACACGCACCAGGAAGCAATCAATAATGAATGAATGCCTGCGTCGGTCCATTGACGGACGAATGCCGCCCACCATGACCAACAAGCGGGCTGGTCCATCGCATGCGGCTGCTGCTTCCATTCTATTCCTCCTATTGCCACGGCGATGAACAATAGGGAACAAGGTGCCGACCAACCCCCTGACCAAAACGCCTCATCGTCCACCGTCCGCCGAGGCTGCGCTGGTCGGCAACAAATAATTTACCTTTTCATCCCATCTCATGTGTCCTCTTCCCAGACGTGATACCTTCGGAGAGCATGGCACCCTCGGTTCTGCACTGACCTCGCtgggcctcgggcctccgATTTGCATCTGGAAGTACTCATTTCACCATACCATGACTCCAGTGGCTCTGCCTATCAGTGATGGTGTTGGTCCAAGTAGGGGTACCTGTACTATGGAGAGAGGAGTGCACACAACTACACGTACTCAGGAGGAATTACggggtacttgcacgtacgtGGTCGGATGCGttcttgtacttgcctgtGTCCTATGTCGACTAGGTGttccccgtactccgtaatacttaTCCACTACAAATACAGCGTATGAATGAAGTACACAGCAACAGCGGCATTGATCgcaggtgtgcatgtgcaagtagttgAGTgcgtgtaagtaagtacctacgtgtagtagcaagtacaacgtacttgcaccaaagTGTCCTGTAGTTGTAGCTGTACGGACCATAATAGTACCTAAAGTAGCGCCTACATGTGcaaaagtacttgtaatacaggggtgtacctgtactgaGGGTACtgtcacttgacaaaagagacgattcagttttggtggCGCTGCTCatacaaattgaatcgacatttttgccaccccattgtacaagtactgtacagccgCGCCAGGTCCCCTCTTCtccgccccctccccccaccCCACCTGCAAAacttggcggcggccattCCAATCCCTCCTGGCCGCCCGCTAATGAGCCGCACACCACCCACTGCCGCCTGCCGAGACCGCTTGCCGAAATCGCATGCCGAGGCTGAATCTCCGTCCCCTTCTGCTTCtgcggcgacctcgacgacgacgaccaaccCTCTCCCGTCCAGGCGCTCCCATGCAGCAACGAGCACGCATACATACCTTGCCATCCGTACACAAACGCCAGCATGCTCGACTCCACGATACCCAAGGGTCAATTTGACTCCATCCCCGACTCCATCGAGGCCTTTCGTACGTAGCGGAtgcccctctccccccccccttcaTCCCCCGAAGCAAAATCAAGCAACGAAGCAGCCGGCGCCCGCATCGTCTCCGAGCCGGCAGAGAATCCCCTTCGAGACCCCCCGAGCCCTCGAACCAAGCCGCTGACGGTACGCTCGACGCAGGAAGGGGCGagttcctcgtcgtcctcgacgatccCGGTCGTGAAAACGAAGCCGAtctcatcatcgccgcccagGACGTCACCACGGAGCAGATGGCCTGGATGGTCCGTTACTCCTCCGGCCTAATCTGCGCTCCCATCAAGGCGAACCgggccgaggcgctcgagctgCCGCCCATGGTCTCCGTCAGCCAGGACCCCCGCGGAACGGCCTACACCGTCTCGgtcgacgccaacgacgAGTCCGTCACTACGGGCATCAGCGCCCACGACCGCTCCCTCGTTTgccgcgtcctcgccgacccttccgccacggccgcgaGCCTCCGCCGTCCCGGCCACGTCCTGCCCCTCAGGGCGCACCCTGGCGGCGTGAGGGCCCGAGCCGGCCACACCGAGGCGGCCCTCGAGTTCTGCCGGCTGGCGggcaaggccgaggccgccgccatctgcgaagtcgtcgaggatggcgacgaggtccccggccgcgccgtccgTGCCGCCACCGACATGATGAGGGGAGAGGACTGCATTCAGTTCGCCCGCAAGTGGGGGCTGAATGTCTGCACCATCGCCGACCTTGTCGACCACGTCGAGAAGACCGAGGGAAAGCTGCAGGTGAACGGCTCCTGAACGAGGACCAGGAAAATGGGGGTAcggcatcatccatccacaATCGGTCGGGGGCGGCGTTTGTTCAGAATCTTGAATTGCTCTTACCTGTATATCGTTTTACTTTGCATCATTCATGGCGGAGCTGCAGCGCTGCGGAGAGCATCGGTCGGGACCGTGATTTGAATTCATCGAGGAACACATATCCACCAGCATGCGAATAGAACGACAGCTCGTACCGATCCCTCCCGCCAAGACAACTTTCAAATGCTAGCCATGACCATCCGACATGTGGCCCATCTCACTCGGCTAACGTGCTGCTCCCCAACGCCACGCCTCGACAAGCCCACGCTCCGCGCTCTGCCGATTGCTCCGCGCCATGCCAATGAAGAAAACGCAATGTGCCCTGTGCGACACCTGGACAGGTCTCACGCCATAAAGTCATCCTCGATGCTGCCTCGCGACGCGACCGGGGCCGCGCCGAGGCTGAGCGAGGCGGCGCGCTCCAAGAAGTCTGCGTCCATGTCCCTCTTGTtttcgccgccaccgcctccATCTCGACCCTCGAGCTGAACGTCGGCGTGCGAGCTCGAGCGCACCTGCACCTTGACTTCGCCTTCGATTCCGTCCACCTTGATCGTCGACACCGTCGTGCCGCCCGCCGGTGGCTTGAGGTTCGGCTGCGGCGCCATGCTGACGAGCTCGCGGAAGAAGGTGTTGGCCGCCTCGCAGCCGTCGAGCAGCCA includes these proteins:
- a CDS encoding synthase, which encodes MLDSTIPKGQFDSIPDSIEAFRRGEFLVVLDDPGRENEADLIIAAQDVTTEQMAWMVRYSSGLICAPIKANRAEALELPPMVSVSQDPRGTAYTVSVDANDESVTTGISAHDRSLVCRVLADPSATAASLRRPGHVLPLRAHPGGVRARAGHTEAALEFCRLAGKAEAAAICEVVEDGDEVPGRAVRAATDMMRGEDCIQFARKWGLNVCTIADLVDHVEKTEGKLQVNGS